The bacterium DNA segment GATCCGCGCTCATCCTGCCTCGCTCATCCCCGTCCTGCCCCGGGCGGTCGGCGGCGTGGCCCCCCGGCCACAGGTTCCCGGAACTTCCTCCCGGGCGGCGGGGACAAGGAAGTAAATCGCGGGTCCCCTTCGGCCGATATGCATTCATACACCTGTCCAAGCAGGAGTTGGGATGAAGCTAGATGCTGAATGGACCTTCCGTTTGCGCAGGCTGCTACTGGCCCTGGTGGCTGCCGGGTTCGTCCAGTTGGTGGTGCAAAGCTACAACTTCATTCTGGTGCAACACCGGCGGGAGAGCCATGCCATGGCCACGCGCATCACGGCCGAGCAGGTCGTGCTGCGCATCGAGGAAGGCGTGCGGACCCGCCTGGAGGGCCTGCGCCTCCTGACCACCCTGGACGATCAGGCGGCCGACACCGCCATTTTCCGTCTGCGGGCGGAGGGACTGATCAGCCAGTTCCCTGATTTCCAGGCTGTCAACTGGATCGATGCCCACGGCATCATCCGCCTCGTCGTCCCGCTGCGGGGCAATGAGGGGGCCCTCGGACGCTCCCTGGCCCAGCATCCCGACCCGGGCGTGCCGCTCGCCCTTTCCCGCGCGATCGAGGACGGCGGACCGCATCGCACGGGCATCATCACCCTGCTCCAGGGCGGTCGCGGCTTCGCCTGTTACTATCGCAACACCAACGCTGCAGGGCGTACGGTGGGCGTGGTGAACGGCGTCTTCCGGGTGGAGCGTCTGCTGGACGCCTGCCTGCCGGAGGACAACCTGCGCCGGCGCTACAACATCTCGCTCATCACCGACACGCGCCAGGTGGCCTACGAAGTGCACCGTGACCGCGTGCTGCCGGAGGGGATCCGACCGGCCCAGTTGCCGGTGACGATCATCGATCCCGGCTGGACCTTCCAGATGGTCCCGACCCGGGCCTACCTGCAGGCCCTGGCCAGCCCCTTCGAGGACCTGCTGCCCTGGCTGGGCCACCTCTTCAGCCTCCTGACCGCCTTGCTCACCTGGTACCTCTTCACCCTGCGCAGGAAGGGACGCCGGGGCGAGGCGCGCTACCGCGAGCTCTTCCAAAGCTCCCTGGACGGCGTCTTCATCCTGGATCGCCACAGCAAACTGGTGGAGGCCAACCCCGCCGCCCTGGCCATCTTCGGCTACCAGCGCGCCGAGGTGCTCTTCCAGCCCATCAGCCGCCTGGGCCAGAACCGCGACAAGCTCCTCCAACTGGAGGAGGTCCTGCGGGCCGAGGGGGCGATCCGCCGCCGCGAGGTCAACTTCTTCAACCGCCACGGGCGCGAGATCTGCTGCCTGCTCAGCGCCACCGTGCGGCGCAACGAGAGTGGCGGCTTCGAGGGCGTGATGGGGATCCTCAGCGACATCACGGAGCATCAGCAGACGCGCGAGCAGCTGCGCCAGGCGCAAAAAATGGAGGCGATCGGCCATCTGGCCGGAGGCGTGGCCCATGACTTCAACAACCTGCTCACCGTCATCTCGGGCAATTGCGAGCTGGCCATGATGCAGCTGGGGGAGGACAACCCCGCCCGTATCGAGCTGCGCGAGATCCGCACCACGTCGGGGCGGGCCGCCAACCTGACGCGCCAACTGCTCGCCTTCAGCCGCAAGCAGGTGATCCAGCCGCGCCTGCTCAACGCCAACGACACGCTGCACGACATGGACCGCATGCTGCGCCGCATCATCGGCGAGACGATCGAGCTGGGCTGCGAACTGCATCCGGCGGCCTGGACGGTCAGGGTGGATCCCGCCCAGTTGGAACAGGTCATCGTCAACCTCGCCGTCAACGCGCGGGATGCCATGGAGAAAGGCGGCCGCCTGACCATCCGCACCTGCAACGAGACGGCGGAAGACCTGGATCCGGGGAGCGGGGTGTCGCCCGGGGACTACCTCGTCATCGAGATCTCCGACACGGGCTGCGGCATGCCCCCCGATGTGGTCGAGCACATTTTCGAACCCTTCTTCACCACCAAGCCGGAGGGGGTGGGCACGGGACTGGGCCTGGCCACGGTCTACGGCATCATCCACCAGAGCGAGGGCCATGTCCAGGTCCGCAGCGCCCTGGGCGAGGGCACGACTTTCCGCATCCTGCTGCCCCGCCAGCACAGTGTTCCCGTCGAGGAGCGGGAGAAGTGCCAGCGGGAGATTCCGGGCGGCAGCGAGACCCTGCTTGTGGTGGAGGACGAGCCGGCCGTGCGTCGCATGACGGTGGACAGCCTCAAGCGCCAGGGTTACACGGTCCACGAGGCTGGCAACGGCCGCATGGCGCTGGAACTGGCGCGGCGTCTGGGGGCGGAGATCAATCTGGTCGTCAGCGATGTGGTGATGCCGGAGATGGGGGGGGTGGAGTTCGTCAGCCAACTGCGCCAGCTGCGGCCGGACATGCCCGTGCTCTTCCTCTCCGGCTACTCGGAGGAGGCGATCCGCCGCCACGGGGAGCTGCAGGCCGACGCCCGCCTGCTCCAGAAGCCTTTTGATCTGCACGAGCTGCACTCCCATGTGCGGGAGCTGCTGCACAAGGCGGTCTGACGGGTGGACGGCTTCCCGTGATCCGCCGGGAGCTGGTTGCCGCCCGATGGCTCGCCGGCGGGCATGGGCGACGCGCAAGACCTCCGGGCAGCCGACGTGCCGCCAGCGGACCTCAGCCCTCCTCCCAAAGGATGGCAGCCCTTGCCACCAGGCGGGCGAGGTTGGGCTTCAAGCCCTTCTCCTCCATCGGCCAGGGCCAGAGGCGGACCGGATGCTTGTGGCGGGCAAGTCCCGCCAGGCGGTCGCGCACCCAGGGCAAGTCCCGCGTTGGATTGGCCCCCCAGTCGACGAAGGCGACGGGGCGCTGGCCGAAGCGCTCGTCGAAGACGGGCACCACGGCGACGCGGCAAAGGCCGGGCAGCGCCAGCAGGGCCTCCTCCACCTCCTCGGGACGGATCTTCTCCCCGCCCGAATTGATCAGGCGGTCGACCCGCCCGAGGATCACCAGCGATCCCCTCCGCCAGCGGCCCAGGTCGCCGCTGCGCCACCACGCCTCGCGACGCTCCCGGGGGCGGCCCGCCGCGTCCAGCCGCGCCTCGAAAAGGCAGGGGCTGGCCAGCTCGATCCGCCCTTCACTGTCCAGCCGCAGCCGGTGGGGCGGCAGGGAGTGTCCGCAGCCCGCCGCGTCCTCCTCGTCTCCTCCCGGGGGAGATGCGCACAGGGCGGCGCCGCTCTCGGTGGCCCCGTAGCTGCTGATCAGCGGCCAGCCGGCCTGGAAGGCCTCCCGGCGCAGGGCGGCGGACAAGGGCGCCCCGCCCAGCAGCACGGCGCGCAGGCCGGGCGTGGGCGGTCCCAGCGTCAGCAGATCCCGCAACTGGGTGGGAACCAGGGACAGGAGCGTATCGCCGGGCGCCGACGGGGCGGGGGCCGTGTCCGCGACTGGCAGGCGCAGGCGGCAGCCCGCCACCAGCGAGCGCAGCAGGATGGCGAAGCCGCCCACGTGGTCGAGGGGCAGGCTGAGCGCCCATTGGTCGACAGGCGAGAGGCGCAGATGGCGGGCCACCGCCCGTGCACCGATGAGCAGGTTCTCCAGGGGATGGCAGATCCAGCGGGGGGCGCCCTGGCTGCCCGAGCTGCGCAGGACCACGCGCCGGGGCCGGCCGGCCGGGGCGCCCGTCCCGGCCGGGGCGAGGGGGTGGCCCGGCCGCCAGGCGGGGCAGGGCAGGCCCTCCGCCACGAGGGGCGGCGCGACGGCCAGCCGCAGTTCCAGCCGGCGGGCCTCGAGGGCAAGGGTGCGCAGCTCCTCCCGCCGGGGCAGGAGAAGCAGTTCGGCCCCCGCCTCGAGCAGGGCCAGGGCCGCCAGGATGGACTCCGCCTCCGGCGTCGGCCACCAGCCCGCCCGATCGCCCGGCCGCAACCCGGCGCGGCGCAACCCCTCCGCCTCCGCGCGCACGCGGCGGGCCGCCTCGTCGCGGGTCAACCCGACCTGCCCGGGAGCTGTCAGCCAGGGTGCGCCCGGTCTCCCCGCAAGCAGGTGCAGCGGACCCGGACCGGGCTCCCGCTGATGGCTTGCCGCCGGAGTCATGCCGGCCTCCCCACGTCATGCCAATCCCCCAGGCGGGGCGGGTCGCCCAGCCAGGCCGCCGTGCCCAAACCCGGCGCGGGTCCGCCCGGCGCCAGGGCCGCCAGCCGGGACAACGCGGCCAATCCCAACGGACTCTCGAAGCAGGAGCTGATGATGCAGGCGGGCCGGCCCTCCGGCGCCGCGGCCAGGCGGTCCAGTACGGCGGCCAGGCCCAGCCGCTGCGGCTTCAGCACCCAGGCCGCCGCCGCCCTCTCCTCCCCTCCGTCCAGCTCCGCCGCGCCGAGGCTTTCATCCAAGGCCAGGGGCCAACCGCCCGCCCTTCGCCAGCGAGCCAGGTCGGCCGTCGCGGCCAGCGGCTCCTCGATCCAGTCCGGGGCCAAGCCGGGACAGGCGCGCTGGAAAGCGAGCCCCTCCTCCAGGGCGAAGGCGCGGTTGGCGTCCAGGCGCAGTGCGGCGGCGGGCCGGGCCCGGCGCAGGGCAAGCAGGCCGCGCGTCTCGCGCTCCCAGGCATGGCGCCCCACCTTGACCTTCCAGCAAGCAGTGCCAGGCTGGTCCTGGGCCAGAGCGGCCCACTCCTCCGGATCACCTGCCAGCAGCCCGGCGCTGTCAGGCGCCGTGCGGGGAAGAGTCTCCGCCCAACCCACCATCTCGCCCAGGGCCCAGCCGGCGGCCCACACCAGGCTGGGCGGCAGCTCGGCCCGACGCATCGCCTCCTCCAGCCGGCGCAGGAGGCGGGGGAAGGGATCCTCCAGCGCCAGGGACGCCAGGATGGCGGCCAACGCGGGCAGGGCGGCCACCACCTCGCTCCGCCCCTCCCGATGAAGTCCGGGCAGGGGGGCGGCCTCGCCCCAACCCTCGCCGCGGGGCGAGGCCAGGCGCAACTCCAGCACCTCGCGCCGGGTGGCGGACGCCCCTGTCGTCAGCGGCGCCCGCAGGGGCCAGTCCACCTCCCGCCAGCCCAGCCTCATGTCCATGACCGGCTCACAGCAGGTAGGCGGCGGCGAAGAGGACGGCGTAGAGCAGTTCCAGGCGGCCGGTCAACCCCAGCAGCCGGTTCATCGTCCCGCCGAAGGCTTCGTCCTCGCCCGGTTCGCCGGCCATGGCGCGCCAGAGCAGGGGAAGCATGGCCAGGCAGAGCAGGGTCGTGGCCATCAGGGCGCCGGGCTGGTCCAGGCGGTGGATCATCCACAGCGGGACCAGGGCCGCCCCCAGCAGGGCCAGGCGGTACTCGGCGCGGACGAGGGCGGGGCCGAAACGCACGGCCAGGGTCCGCTTGCCACTGCGCCGGTCCTCCGCCCAGTCGCGGAAATTGTTGACCGAGAGGATGGCCACCGAGAAACAGCCCGCCGCCACACCGCCCCACAGGGCGGCCGGCGACCAGGCCAGGGTTTGCACGTAGGTGGTGCCCGCCACCGCCACCGGTCCGAAGTAGAGGAAGGCGAAGATGTCGGCAAGACCCAGGTAGGCCAGGGGCAGTGGTCCGGCCGTGTAGAGCAGGCCCAGGCCGACGCTGCTCAGGCCGATCAGCAGGATGGGCCAGCCGCCCCGCGCCAGCAGGTAGGCGCCCAGGAGGATGGCCAGGGCGAAACAGAGGAGGAAGGCGCGGCGCACCTGGATGGCGCTGATCGCCCCGCTGTGCAGACCGCGGCGGGGACCCAGCCGGCGCTCCGTGTCGGCGCCGCGGCGGGCGTCGAAGTAGTCGTTGGCCAGGTTGGTCCCCACCTGGATGAGCAGGGCGCAGACCAGCGCCGCCAGCGCCGCCGGCGGATGGAAGCCGCCCTCGTGCCGGGCCAGGGCCGTGCCCATCAGCACGGGGGCCACTGCCGCCCACAGGGTCTTGGGACGGGCGGCCAGCCACCAGGCGATCAGGCTCACCTTCATGGATCCTCCTGTCGAGTTGTGGGCGGGCCAAGGTTGGGACTTGCGCGATCGGTCCTAGGCCGCGCCCCACATCCGCGACCGCGCTGCCGCTGCTCCGGGAAAACTAAGGACGGCGCGGGAAGCGGCCGAAGTCCGGGGGGCGCTTCTCCACCCAGGCGTTGCGGCCCTCCTGGCCCTCCTCCGTCATGTAGTAGAGCAGGGTGGCGTTGCCGGCCAGCTCCTGGAGACCAGCCTGGCCGTCGCAGTCGGCGTTGAGGGCGGCCTTGAGGCAGCGCAGGGCCAGGGGGGAGTGGGCCAGCATCTCGCGGCACCACTGCAGGGTCTCCTCCTCCAGGCGCTCGAGGGGGACCACGGCGTTGACCAGCCCCATCTCCAGCGCTTGCCGGGCGTCGTACTGGCGGCAGAGGAACCAGATCTCGCGTGCCTTCTTCTGCCCCACCACCCGGGCCAGGTAGCTGGAACCGTAGCCGCCGTCGAAGGAGCCCACCTTGGGCCCGGTCTGGCCGAAGCGGGCATTGTCGGCGGCGATGGTCAGGTCGCAGACCAGGTGCAGGACATGTCCGCCGCCGATGGTCCAGCCCGCCACCATTGCCACCACCGGCTTGGGGCAGACGCGCAGCTCGCGTTGCAGGTCCAGCACGTTGAGGCGTTCCACCCCCTCCTCGTCGCGGTAGCCGGCCTCGCCGCGGATCTTCTGGTCGCCGCCGCTGCAGAAGGCGCGATCGCCCTCTCCGCACAGCACCACGACGCCCACCTCCGCATCCGCGCGGGCCAGGTCGAGGGCCCGCCGCATCTCGTCCACGGTCAGGGGCCGAAAGGCGTTGTGCCGCTCCGGCCGGCAGATGGTGATCTTCGCCACCCCCGCCGCATCGCCGCCGGGCAAACCCTTCTCATAGCGGATGTCCGTCCATTCCCCCACCGCGCTCCATCGCTCGCTCATCAGGTCCTCCCCCTCACATGTCTCCGGGCGGCTTGCCCGTCGCGTCCCACCAGTCCATCAGGGCGGCCGCCAGGGCCTGCGGCGAATCCAGATGGATGGCGTGGCCCGCCTCCTTCACCTCGACGAAAGTGCCCCGCGCCGTGCGGGCCGCCGCCCGCCTCATCAGGCCACCATAGCGCTCATCCCGCTCCCCCGCCGCCCAAAGCACGGGCATGGGCAGCTCGGCCAGCCGCGGCCACAGGTCCTCCTGGAGGGCGGGGCTGACCGCCCGCAGCACCGCCGCCAGGCTGGCGGCATGGCCCTCGTGGCGACGCTCCACCCACCCGGCCGGCGCCCGCTCGCGCAGCGAGGCGAAGAGCGGCTGGGCGTACCATGCCGGCAGGAAGGCGGCGAGGCCCTCCCGCTCCAGGCGCTCCGCCCAGGCCTCGTCGCCCGCGCGGCGGGTTTGTCTTTCCCGCCCGCTCTCCAATCCGGGATTGGCCCCGAGCAGGACCAGGCGGACCACCTGGTCCGGCATGGCCAGCGCCGCCAGCAGGGCCAAGCGTCCGCCCAGGGAATAGCCCACCAGGTCGAGGGGTCCTCTCCCCGCCATTTCCTCGCGCAGCCAAGCGACCCAGCCGGCCAGGTCGGCGGGGACGGAAGCCGGCCGCGCGCCATGGCCGGGCAGGAGGGGCGCCAGCTCGCGGCGCGCCGGAGGCAGGTGCGCGCGCAGGGCCGACCAGTCCGCCGGGTGGCCCAGGAAGCCGTGCAGCCAGACGCGTGTGGTGTCCGCGGGGACGGCGGGCAGCGGTCGCCGACGGGCATGGGCCGTCCGCCGCCCATGGTCCGCCCCGTCCACCACGCACTCGACCACCAGGGTGCGGGGCGCGGCGCGGAAATCCGCCAGGACCTCCTCCAGCTGGGCGATGTTCTCCAGGCGGCGGGCCTCCAGGCCCAGCCCCGCCGCCGCGGGAGCCAGCGCCAGGCCGTGGGGCGCCCAGGACCAGGGGAGCCGGCCGCTGGCGGGGTGAAGACGGAAGATGCCGCCGCCCTGGTTGTTGAGGAGGACCAGGAGCAGGGGCGGCTGCCGCTGGGCCAGCAGGGCCAGGCTGGACAGGTCGTGCAGGAGGGAGAGGTCCCCCAGCAGCGCCACGACGGGGCGCGCCAGCCCCGCCTGGAAGCCCTGGGCCGTGGCCAGCAGCCCGTCGATGCCCGAGCAGCCGCGGTTGGCGGCCAGGACGAGATCGTGCTCCAGGCCGGGCCTCCACTGGTCCAGCAGGCGCACGGGCAGGCTGTTGCCGACGAAGAATCCCCAATCCGGGGGCAGGCCCAGGGCCAGGCGGCGGGCCACCAGGGCCTCGGACCAGGAGGGGTCGGCCAGGGCCCGCGCCTGGGCCAGGTCCGCCTCCGCGGCCGCCCGGCGCAGCCGGGTCCACCAGGCCTGGTCGGCCTGCGCCGGCGGTCCGCTCATGATGGAGGCCGCGCCGGCGGCGGGCGACAGGCGCCAGCGTCGCCAGCCCGCCCCCGCCGCGTCCTGCACGCCGGGATGCTCGTCCACCACCAGCCCCGGCCGGCCGGCCAAGCCCGCCGCCAGGCTCCGCGAGACGGGCCGTTTGCCCAGCTGGATCACGAAGTCCGCCCTGGCCAATTCCGGCAAGAGCGCCTCGCCCTGCGTCAACAGAGGCGGACGGGCGGCAACCGCCACGCGGCGGCAGAGGCCGCTGCCCGCGTCGGCAAGCAGGGGCCAGTCCAGATGCTCCGCCAGGGCGCGGGCGGCCAGACGGTCCTCGCGGCGAGGCAGGTCGCAGGCCCAGACCAGTCCCCGCGCCACGCGGGCCGGTCCCTCCCGCCACCAGGCCAGTTCGGCGGCCGGCAGCGGGGTCCGCGGCCAGACCTGCCGTGGGGAAGTGGCGCGGACCGGCATGGAGTCGTCCAGCGCCGCTCCTGCCAGCAGGGGTTCGGGGAAGGGCACATTGAGCTGAAGGGGCCCGGGCGCGTCCAGCGCCTCCTCCAGCGCCTGGCCGACCAGGTCGGCGAGGCCCGCCCAGGCCGCCTCCGCAGGCAGGGGCAGGTTCCGCTGGGCGGCGAGGAGGGGGGCGAGCGGACCCAGCTGGTCGATGGTCTGGTTGGCGCCGCGCCCGTGCTCGGCGGGGGGACGATCGGCACTGAGGATGACGAGGGGCAGCCCCGCCTCGCGGGCCTCGGCCACGGCGGGCAGCAGGTTGAGGACAGCCGTGCCCGATGTGCAGACAGCCACGGCGGGTGCCGGGCCGCCGCCGCGCAGGGCGTGGCCGCGCATCCAGCCCACGGCCAGGTAGCCGGCGGCGCGCTCATCCAGGCAGGACAGGATGGTCATGTCCGGCCGATCGGCCAGGACGGCCAGCAGGGGCAGGTTGCGCGCCCCCGGGGATGTGACGAAGCAGTCCGCGCCACCCGCCCGCAGGGCCTCCACGATGGCATGCGCCCACCGCCGGTTCACGATTCATCCCCCCAGGCGGCCACCAGCGCGCCCAGTTTCCACCCGGTCTCCTCCCACTCCTCCTCGGGCCGACTGCCGGCCACCAGTCCCGCCCCCGCCCAAAGCCGCAGCGTCCGCTTGCTGCGCAGGGCGCAGCGGATCACCACCCGGGCCTCGGCGGCGCTTGCCTCAAGGATGCCC contains these protein-coding regions:
- the menD gene encoding 2-succinyl-5-enolpyruvyl-6-hydroxy-3-cyclohexene-1-carboxylic-acid synthase, yielding MNRRWAHAIVEALRAGGADCFVTSPGARNLPLLAVLADRPDMTILSCLDERAAGYLAVGWMRGHALRGGGPAPAVAVCTSGTAVLNLLPAVAEAREAGLPLVILSADRPPAEHGRGANQTIDQLGPLAPLLAAQRNLPLPAEAAWAGLADLVGQALEEALDAPGPLQLNVPFPEPLLAGAALDDSMPVRATSPRQVWPRTPLPAAELAWWREGPARVARGLVWACDLPRREDRLAARALAEHLDWPLLADAGSGLCRRVAVAARPPLLTQGEALLPELARADFVIQLGKRPVSRSLAAGLAGRPGLVVDEHPGVQDAAGAGWRRWRLSPAAGAASIMSGPPAQADQAWWTRLRRAAAEADLAQARALADPSWSEALVARRLALGLPPDWGFFVGNSLPVRLLDQWRPGLEHDLVLAANRGCSGIDGLLATAQGFQAGLARPVVALLGDLSLLHDLSSLALLAQRQPPLLLVLLNNQGGGIFRLHPASGRLPWSWAPHGLALAPAAAGLGLEARRLENIAQLEEVLADFRAAPRTLVVECVVDGADHGRRTAHARRRPLPAVPADTTRVWLHGFLGHPADWSALRAHLPPARRELAPLLPGHGARPASVPADLAGWVAWLREEMAGRGPLDLVGYSLGGRLALLAALAMPDQVVRLVLLGANPGLESGRERQTRRAGDEAWAERLEREGLAAFLPAWYAQPLFASLRERAPAGWVERRHEGHAASLAAVLRAVSPALQEDLWPRLAELPMPVLWAAGERDERYGGLMRRAAARTARGTFVEVKEAGHAIHLDSPQALAAALMDWWDATGKPPGDM
- the menC gene encoding o-succinylbenzoate synthase, producing the protein MDMRLGWREVDWPLRAPLTTGASATRREVLELRLASPRGEGWGEAAPLPGLHREGRSEVVAALPALAAILASLALEDPFPRLLRRLEEAMRRAELPPSLVWAAGWALGEMVGWAETLPRTAPDSAGLLAGDPEEWAALAQDQPGTACWKVKVGRHAWERETRGLLALRRARPAAALRLDANRAFALEEGLAFQRACPGLAPDWIEEPLAATADLARWRRAGGWPLALDESLGAAELDGGEERAAAAWVLKPQRLGLAAVLDRLAAAPEGRPACIISSCFESPLGLAALSRLAALAPGGPAPGLGTAAWLGDPPRLGDWHDVGRPA
- the menB gene encoding 1,4-dihydroxy-2-naphthoyl-CoA synthase, encoding MSERWSAVGEWTDIRYEKGLPGGDAAGVAKITICRPERHNAFRPLTVDEMRRALDLARADAEVGVVVLCGEGDRAFCSGGDQKIRGEAGYRDEEGVERLNVLDLQRELRVCPKPVVAMVAGWTIGGGHVLHLVCDLTIAADNARFGQTGPKVGSFDGGYGSSYLARVVGQKKAREIWFLCRQYDARQALEMGLVNAVVPLERLEEETLQWCREMLAHSPLALRCLKAALNADCDGQAGLQELAGNATLLYYMTEEGQEGRNAWVEKRPPDFGRFPRRP
- a CDS encoding 1,4-dihydroxy-2-naphthoate polyprenyltransferase, which gives rise to MKVSLIAWWLAARPKTLWAAVAPVLMGTALARHEGGFHPPAALAALVCALLIQVGTNLANDYFDARRGADTERRLGPRRGLHSGAISAIQVRRAFLLCFALAILLGAYLLARGGWPILLIGLSSVGLGLLYTAGPLPLAYLGLADIFAFLYFGPVAVAGTTYVQTLAWSPAALWGGVAAGCFSVAILSVNNFRDWAEDRRSGKRTLAVRFGPALVRAEYRLALLGAALVPLWMIHRLDQPGALMATTLLCLAMLPLLWRAMAGEPGEDEAFGGTMNRLLGLTGRLELLYAVLFAAAYLL
- a CDS encoding AMP-binding protein, which translates into the protein MTPAASHQREPGPGPLHLLAGRPGAPWLTAPGQVGLTRDEAARRVRAEAEGLRRAGLRPGDRAGWWPTPEAESILAALALLEAGAELLLLPRREELRTLALEARRLELRLAVAPPLVAEGLPCPAWRPGHPLAPAGTGAPAGRPRRVVLRSSGSQGAPRWICHPLENLLIGARAVARHLRLSPVDQWALSLPLDHVGGFAILLRSLVAGCRLRLPVADTAPAPSAPGDTLLSLVPTQLRDLLTLGPPTPGLRAVLLGGAPLSAALRREAFQAGWPLISSYGATESGAALCASPPGGDEEDAAGCGHSLPPHRLRLDSEGRIELASPCLFEARLDAAGRPRERREAWWRSGDLGRWRRGSLVILGRVDRLINSGGEKIRPEEVEEALLALPGLCRVAVVPVFDERFGQRPVAFVDWGANPTRDLPWVRDRLAGLARHKHPVRLWPWPMEEKGLKPNLARLVARAAILWEEG
- a CDS encoding PAS domain S-box protein; its protein translation is MKLDAEWTFRLRRLLLALVAAGFVQLVVQSYNFILVQHRRESHAMATRITAEQVVLRIEEGVRTRLEGLRLLTTLDDQAADTAIFRLRAEGLISQFPDFQAVNWIDAHGIIRLVVPLRGNEGALGRSLAQHPDPGVPLALSRAIEDGGPHRTGIITLLQGGRGFACYYRNTNAAGRTVGVVNGVFRVERLLDACLPEDNLRRRYNISLITDTRQVAYEVHRDRVLPEGIRPAQLPVTIIDPGWTFQMVPTRAYLQALASPFEDLLPWLGHLFSLLTALLTWYLFTLRRKGRRGEARYRELFQSSLDGVFILDRHSKLVEANPAALAIFGYQRAEVLFQPISRLGQNRDKLLQLEEVLRAEGAIRRREVNFFNRHGREICCLLSATVRRNESGGFEGVMGILSDITEHQQTREQLRQAQKMEAIGHLAGGVAHDFNNLLTVISGNCELAMMQLGEDNPARIELREIRTTSGRAANLTRQLLAFSRKQVIQPRLLNANDTLHDMDRMLRRIIGETIELGCELHPAAWTVRVDPAQLEQVIVNLAVNARDAMEKGGRLTIRTCNETAEDLDPGSGVSPGDYLVIEISDTGCGMPPDVVEHIFEPFFTTKPEGVGTGLGLATVYGIIHQSEGHVQVRSALGEGTTFRILLPRQHSVPVEEREKCQREIPGGSETLLVVEDEPAVRRMTVDSLKRQGYTVHEAGNGRMALELARRLGAEINLVVSDVVMPEMGGVEFVSQLRQLRPDMPVLFLSGYSEEAIRRHGELQADARLLQKPFDLHELHSHVRELLHKAV